From one Mycobacterium colombiense CECT 3035 genomic stretch:
- a CDS encoding phytoene/squalene synthase family protein, which produces MMRGELTAAGIDDPRLRDGYRQCRELNAAHGRTFFLATRLLAPDQRPPVHALYGFARYADDILDDLDPRVGADARARRLQQLSERFFSDGAHLDDPLVAAVTDTVRRYRISADLFEDFLASMRMDLTVTDYPDRQALNLYMRGSAEAIGLQVLPILGTVTSVREAAPYAAALGRAFQLTNFLRDVDEDLQRGRVYLPADELTAEGVDRELLVWCHEHRRTDPRVRRALIAQHEIARQTYRFAANGIGTLARRSRPCVATAAALYSEILDCIERSDFAVFDHRATVGTARRLRVAGAGLIRSWRARNGARGVRQSGAA; this is translated from the coding sequence GTGATGCGCGGCGAGCTGACCGCGGCCGGAATCGACGATCCGCGGCTGCGCGACGGATACCGGCAATGCCGCGAACTCAATGCCGCGCATGGCCGCACCTTCTTCCTGGCCACCCGACTGCTCGCGCCCGACCAGCGGCCGCCCGTGCACGCGCTGTACGGCTTCGCCCGGTACGCCGACGACATCCTCGACGACCTCGACCCGCGGGTCGGCGCCGACGCCCGGGCCCGGCGGCTGCAGCAGCTGTCGGAGCGCTTCTTCTCCGACGGCGCCCACCTGGACGATCCGCTGGTCGCGGCGGTCACCGACACCGTGCGCCGCTACCGGATCAGCGCGGATCTGTTCGAGGACTTCCTGGCTTCGATGCGGATGGACCTCACGGTCACCGACTATCCCGATCGCCAAGCTCTCAACCTCTACATGCGGGGCTCCGCGGAAGCCATTGGGCTGCAAGTGCTTCCGATATTGGGCACGGTGACGTCGGTGCGGGAGGCGGCGCCGTACGCCGCGGCGCTGGGCCGGGCGTTTCAGTTGACCAATTTCCTGCGCGACGTCGACGAGGACCTGCAGCGCGGCCGGGTTTATCTGCCGGCCGACGAACTAACCGCCGAGGGCGTCGATCGAGAGCTGCTGGTGTGGTGCCACGAGCACCGTCGCACCGATCCACGGGTGCGCCGGGCCCTGATCGCCCAGCACGAAATCGCCCGCCAGACCTACCGATTCGCCGCGAACGGGATCGGCACGCTCGCCCGCCGCTCGCGGCCGTGCGTGGCGACCGCGGCGGCGCTGTACTCAGAGATCTTGGACTGCATCGAAAGAAGCGACTTCGCGGTGTTCGATCACCGGGCCACGGTCGGCACGGCCCGACGGCTTCGGGTCGCCGGCGCGGGACTGATACGGTCGTGGCGGGCGCGAAACGGCGCGCGGGGCGTTCGTCAGTCGGGGGCCGCATGA
- the crtI gene encoding phytoene desaturase family protein encodes MRTIEGRADHVVVIGAGLAGLSAALHLAGRGRAVTVLEREPWPGGRAGRLDIDGYRIDTGPTVLTMPDIIDETFAAVGERLGDRMELLTVDPAYRAVFADGSALDVHSDEDRMADAVAEFAGFGQAAGYRRLRKWLTRLYRTEFDGFIAANFDSPLSLLTPQLAQLTAIGGFRKWDRMVRRYISDPRLRRIFTFQSLYAGVAPRDALAVYAVIAYMDTISGVVFPRGGVRALPDALAAAAADAGVRFCYGATVTALERTGGRVSAVVSERTGRIACDAVVLTTELPQTYALLGRTPRRVARLRPSPSAVVAHLGCPAVAPGTAHHTILFGEAWDQTFTDIVDEGRLMRDPSLLVTRPTASDPTLAPEGRDLLYVLAPAPNLERGTIDWDGTGGAYVEDMISHVADRLLPGLPHDATVLDVVTPADWARQGMAAGSPFALAHTFGQTGPFRPGNMVRGIDNAVLAGSSTVPGVGVPTTLISGRLAADRITGIPARSAAHIDLKAGLP; translated from the coding sequence ATGCGGACCATCGAAGGGCGCGCCGATCACGTGGTTGTGATCGGCGCCGGGCTGGCCGGACTCTCCGCGGCGCTGCACCTGGCGGGCCGCGGGCGCGCGGTGACGGTTCTCGAGCGTGAGCCGTGGCCGGGCGGGCGCGCCGGGCGGCTCGACATCGACGGCTACCGGATCGACACAGGGCCAACGGTGCTCACCATGCCGGACATCATCGACGAGACGTTCGCGGCCGTGGGCGAGCGACTCGGCGACCGCATGGAGTTGCTGACGGTCGACCCGGCCTACCGCGCGGTGTTCGCCGACGGGAGTGCGCTGGACGTGCACAGTGACGAGGACCGGATGGCCGACGCCGTGGCGGAGTTCGCCGGCTTCGGGCAGGCGGCGGGCTACCGGCGGCTCCGGAAGTGGTTGACGCGGTTGTACCGCACCGAATTCGACGGTTTCATCGCCGCGAACTTCGATTCCCCGCTGTCGCTGCTCACCCCGCAGCTGGCGCAGCTGACCGCGATCGGCGGCTTCCGCAAGTGGGACCGGATGGTCAGGCGGTACATCAGCGACCCACGGCTGCGGCGGATCTTCACCTTCCAGTCGCTGTACGCGGGCGTGGCGCCGCGCGACGCGCTGGCGGTGTACGCGGTGATCGCCTACATGGACACCATCTCCGGTGTGGTGTTTCCGCGCGGGGGCGTGCGCGCCTTGCCCGACGCGCTGGCCGCGGCCGCCGCCGACGCCGGCGTCCGATTCTGTTACGGCGCAACCGTTACCGCGCTCGAACGCACCGGCGGTCGGGTCAGCGCGGTGGTGTCCGAGCGGACCGGACGCATCGCCTGCGACGCGGTGGTGCTGACCACCGAGTTGCCGCAGACCTACGCGCTGCTGGGCCGCACACCGCGTCGTGTGGCGCGGCTGCGGCCCTCACCCTCGGCCGTCGTCGCGCACCTGGGTTGTCCGGCCGTCGCACCCGGGACGGCCCACCACACCATCCTGTTCGGCGAGGCGTGGGATCAGACTTTCACCGACATCGTCGACGAGGGACGGCTCATGCGCGACCCCTCCCTGTTGGTCACCCGGCCGACGGCCAGCGACCCCACCCTCGCTCCCGAGGGCCGCGACCTGCTCTATGTGCTCGCGCCGGCGCCGAACCTGGAACGGGGCACCATCGATTGGGACGGCACCGGAGGCGCCTACGTCGAGGACATGATCTCGCACGTCGCCGATCGACTGTTGCCCGGTTTGCCGCACGACGCAACGGTTTTGGATGTCGTCACGCCGGCCGACTGGGCGCGGCAGGGCATGGCGGCCGGCAGCCCGTTCGCGCTCGCCCATACGTTCGGCCAGACGGGCCCGTTCCGGCCGGGCAACATGGTGCGCGGCATCGACAACGCGGTGCTCGCCGGATCCTCCACGGTGCCCGGCGTCGGGGTGCCGACCACGCTGATCTCCGGGCGCCTCGCCGCCGACCGCATCACCGGCATCCCCGCGCGATCGGCGGCGCACATCGATTTGAAAGCGGGGCTGCCGTGA
- a CDS encoding polyprenyl synthetase family protein — MGALSFSPATASPPLAIGWLSADDFQAWRSNVRRMVLGDVADFIAARRAGELDDARMEAAGDILVQFVSGGKCLRSTFVYLGWLCGAPPDDAALRAAASFELVHAFALLQDDVMDGSDERRGRASAHRQFGQWHRERGLPGSSRRFGESAAILLGDLCLIWAEQMLRDSGVEPRRLQRAWPRYDAMRTELAVGQFADLTNDARQLPGLEAVLDVARRKSGNYTVRRPLEIGAAMGECDDRTLSQLGRYGAAVGEAFQLRDDILGVFGSPAVTGKPGAGDLLERKATSVVVAAHQLADAPTRRELVGLANREALDDNAIERWKALIAETGAVQLIEQMIGDRVASARDHLGDLPIGEPVRTALAEMAAVCTDRAE, encoded by the coding sequence ATGGGAGCTTTGTCGTTTTCACCCGCCACGGCTTCGCCGCCGCTGGCGATCGGTTGGCTGAGCGCGGACGACTTCCAAGCATGGCGATCGAACGTGCGGCGGATGGTCCTGGGCGACGTCGCCGATTTCATCGCAGCGCGACGTGCCGGCGAACTGGACGATGCGCGCATGGAAGCCGCCGGCGACATCCTGGTTCAGTTCGTCTCCGGCGGTAAGTGCCTGCGGTCGACGTTCGTGTATCTGGGCTGGCTGTGCGGCGCACCGCCCGACGACGCGGCGCTGCGGGCCGCCGCCAGCTTCGAGTTGGTGCACGCCTTCGCGTTGCTGCAGGACGACGTCATGGATGGTTCCGACGAACGGCGCGGGCGCGCGTCGGCGCATCGGCAATTCGGCCAATGGCATCGCGAGCGCGGATTGCCGGGATCGTCGCGGCGGTTCGGTGAATCCGCCGCCATACTGCTCGGCGACCTGTGCCTCATCTGGGCCGAACAGATGCTGCGCGACAGCGGCGTCGAGCCGCGACGCCTGCAACGCGCGTGGCCGCGCTATGACGCCATGCGCACCGAGCTCGCCGTCGGGCAGTTCGCCGACCTGACCAACGATGCGCGCCAGCTGCCCGGGCTGGAAGCCGTGCTCGACGTGGCACGGCGTAAGTCGGGCAACTACACGGTGCGCCGGCCGCTGGAAATCGGCGCGGCTATGGGCGAGTGCGACGATCGGACGCTGTCCCAACTCGGCCGCTATGGCGCCGCCGTCGGCGAGGCGTTCCAGCTTCGCGACGACATACTGGGCGTCTTCGGCTCGCCGGCGGTGACGGGCAAGCCGGGCGCCGGCGACCTGCTGGAGCGCAAGGCCACCAGCGTGGTGGTGGCCGCCCACCAGCTGGCCGATGCGCCGACCCGGCGTGAACTCGTCGGCCTGGCGAATCGTGAAGCCCTCGACGACAACGCGATCGAGCGGTGGAAGGCGCTGATCGCCGAGACCGGCGCGGTGCAGCTGATCGAGCAGATGATCGGTGACCGCGTCGCTTCCGCGCGCGATCACCTCGGCGACCTGCCGATCGGCGAGCCGGTGCGCACCGCGCTGGCCGAAATGGCGGCCGTCTGCACGGATCGCGCCGAATGA
- a CDS encoding MarR family winged helix-turn-helix transcriptional regulator: MDADARSRGRDELESLISADLRELSTGSDQIGQLFALIHSLRPNDFRALLYIMVAEMSGRPMTSSDLRQRMGLSGSAITYLVDRLIDAGHIRRDGHPADRRKVVLRNDESGLATARSFFSPLNAHAHVALADLPDADLTAAHRVFAALIDALRCFQDELGEAPKP, translated from the coding sequence ATGGACGCCGATGCGCGCAGCCGCGGCCGAGATGAGCTGGAATCGCTCATCTCGGCCGATCTGCGGGAGCTCTCAACCGGGTCCGATCAGATCGGTCAGCTGTTCGCGCTGATACACAGCCTGCGGCCCAATGATTTTCGTGCCCTGCTCTACATCATGGTGGCCGAGATGAGTGGCCGGCCGATGACCTCGAGCGACCTGCGCCAGCGGATGGGACTGTCGGGCTCGGCGATCACCTATCTGGTAGACCGGCTGATCGACGCCGGCCATATCCGTCGGGACGGCCACCCGGCCGACCGCCGAAAAGTCGTGTTGCGTAACGACGAATCGGGCCTGGCCACCGCACGGTCGTTCTTCAGTCCGCTGAACGCGCACGCCCACGTCGCGCTCGCCGACCTACCCGACGCCGACCTGACCGCCGCGCACCGGGTTTTCGCCGCACTGATCGACGCGCTGCGGTGCTTTCAGGACGAATTGGGTGAAGCCCCGAAACCCTGA
- a CDS encoding STAS domain-containing protein has product MAHFGRAHLFVYARNLGTVLRVDGEVDACNANDLTGAIRNFARLKTPLVLDLSHLRFVSVEGFRALLLLNDEFRKARVYCSVVGGAAVRPLLRIVHHNGLSIAGSVPEAFQNLEDVLWARRQFLSDLARPRPAPARTAHSAAS; this is encoded by the coding sequence ATGGCTCACTTCGGCAGGGCCCACCTGTTCGTCTACGCGCGCAACCTCGGCACGGTCCTGCGCGTCGACGGCGAGGTCGACGCCTGCAACGCCAACGACCTCACCGGGGCAATCCGAAACTTCGCCCGGCTCAAGACCCCGCTGGTCCTCGACCTCAGTCATCTGCGTTTCGTCAGCGTGGAGGGGTTTCGGGCGCTGCTGTTGCTCAACGACGAGTTCCGCAAGGCGCGGGTGTACTGCAGCGTGGTCGGCGGCGCGGCGGTTCGTCCCCTGTTGCGGATCGTGCACCACAACGGGCTGTCGATCGCCGGTTCGGTGCCCGAGGCGTTCCAGAACCTGGAAGACGTACTGTGGGCGCGACGGCAGTTCCTCTCCGATTTGGCCCGCCCACGACCGGCCCCGGCCCGTACCGCGCACAGCGCCGCGTCGTGA
- a CDS encoding Rv1815 family serine proteinase translates to MEELGRRCCRLAIASAATTMFCAAPGQAVADPGATVFPGMEIRQGNTVCMVGLVEPRLRVALTSGQCDGGQPVVTDRDRKPIGNVVLGRRQVDADSTADTSMLPVEYEVIAIAPEVTATDVLPTGRHLGSVPGTRAQPGLPVCQLRTATGQRCGTVSSVGNGRFAITDMASDSRDFGGPVYTLSDDNNAVIVGLVEGTWRSSPQIESWQAVMAQVYIDSHTYSPQQKPPTLRMIGWRTTAFASR, encoded by the coding sequence ATGGAAGAGCTCGGACGCCGGTGCTGCCGGCTGGCGATCGCCTCGGCGGCCACGACGATGTTCTGCGCCGCACCGGGTCAGGCCGTCGCCGACCCGGGCGCCACCGTGTTTCCCGGAATGGAGATCCGCCAGGGCAATACCGTCTGCATGGTGGGCCTGGTCGAGCCGCGGTTGCGGGTCGCGCTGACCAGCGGCCAATGCGATGGCGGACAGCCGGTGGTGACCGACCGCGACCGCAAACCGATCGGCAACGTGGTGCTGGGCCGCCGCCAGGTCGACGCCGACTCCACGGCGGACACCTCGATGCTGCCGGTGGAATACGAGGTCATCGCGATCGCGCCGGAGGTGACGGCCACCGACGTGTTGCCGACGGGGCGCCACCTGGGCTCCGTGCCCGGCACCCGCGCCCAGCCCGGGCTGCCCGTGTGCCAGTTGCGCACGGCGACGGGGCAACGGTGCGGCACTGTCAGCTCGGTGGGCAACGGCCGCTTCGCGATCACCGACATGGCCTCCGACAGCCGGGACTTCGGTGGTCCGGTGTACACGCTGAGCGACGACAACAATGCCGTGATCGTCGGATTGGTCGAGGGCACCTGGCGATCGTCGCCTCAGATCGAGTCGTGGCAGGCCGTCATGGCGCAGGTCTACATCGACAGCCACACCTACAGCCCGCAGCAAAAGCCGCCCACCCTGCGAATGATCGGCTGGCGCACAACGGCTTTTGCGTCACGGTAA
- a CDS encoding TIGR01777 family oxidoreductase, which yields MGLEYSSVVDAPITDVFDWHARPGAFTRLSPPWQPMRLVTEAASLKDGRATLALPGGLRWVAVHQPDGYDPPRRFVDAIGGDGLATLPARIAVRWNHTHEFEDLGGNRTRVIDRVDTPVPGALLRPMFDYRHRQLAGDLAAHRLAAENGLRPLTIAVTGSSGLIGSALTAFLRTGGHRVIRLVRHAPQGDDERRWDTDDPEPRLFEGVDAVIHLAGASIAGRFTDDHRRAIRDSRIGPTARLAELLGRADPRPAVLVSASAIGYYGYDRGDDTLTEDSDRGDGFLADVVADWEQATTPAQQAGVRVVRVRTGIVQSPAGGTLKLMRPLFSAGLGGRLGDGRQWLSWIGIDDLVDVYHRALWDATLSGPVNAVAPQPVRNSEYTAVLAKVLRRPALLPVPALGPRLLLGEQGARELACASQRVAPAALATAGHRFRQPDLEAALRHLLGRTG from the coding sequence ATGGGGCTGGAGTATTCGAGCGTCGTGGACGCTCCCATCACCGACGTTTTCGATTGGCATGCCAGACCGGGCGCGTTCACCCGGCTCTCGCCGCCGTGGCAGCCGATGCGGCTGGTCACCGAGGCGGCCTCACTCAAGGACGGGCGGGCCACGCTGGCGCTGCCCGGGGGTCTGCGCTGGGTAGCCGTCCATCAGCCCGACGGCTATGACCCGCCGCGGCGTTTCGTCGACGCCATCGGCGGCGACGGCCTGGCCACGCTGCCGGCGCGAATTGCCGTGCGGTGGAACCACACCCACGAATTCGAGGACCTCGGCGGCAACCGCACCAGGGTGATCGACCGGGTGGACACCCCGGTGCCCGGTGCCCTGTTGCGGCCGATGTTCGACTACCGGCACCGGCAGCTGGCCGGCGATCTGGCCGCACACCGGCTGGCCGCCGAGAACGGGCTGCGGCCGTTGACGATCGCCGTCACCGGATCCTCCGGACTCATCGGTTCGGCATTGACCGCCTTCCTGCGCACCGGCGGCCACCGGGTGATCCGGCTGGTCCGGCACGCGCCACAAGGCGACGACGAGCGACGGTGGGACACCGACGATCCCGAGCCGCGGCTGTTCGAAGGGGTCGACGCGGTGATCCACCTGGCGGGAGCATCGATCGCCGGCCGGTTCACCGACGACCACCGGCGGGCCATCCGGGACAGCAGGATTGGGCCCACCGCCCGGCTGGCCGAACTGCTGGGCCGCGCCGACCCCCGGCCGGCCGTGCTGGTCTCGGCGTCGGCGATCGGCTACTACGGATACGACCGCGGCGATGACACCCTGACCGAGGACAGCGATCGCGGCGACGGATTCCTGGCTGACGTGGTGGCCGACTGGGAGCAGGCGACCACGCCGGCGCAGCAGGCCGGGGTGCGCGTGGTGCGGGTGCGCACCGGCATCGTGCAGTCGCCGGCCGGCGGCACGCTGAAGCTGATGCGCCCGCTGTTCAGCGCCGGCCTTGGCGGCCGGCTCGGCGACGGGCGCCAATGGCTGTCCTGGATCGGGATCGACGACCTGGTGGACGTCTATCACCGCGCGCTGTGGGACGCCACCCTCTCGGGTCCGGTGAATGCCGTTGCGCCGCAGCCGGTTCGCAACAGCGAATACACCGCCGTCCTGGCCAAGGTGCTGCGCCGGCCGGCCCTGCTGCCGGTGCCGGCGCTGGGCCCGCGGCTACTGCTGGGCGAGCAGGGCGCCCGCGAACTGGCGTGCGCGAGCCAGCGGGTAGCACCCGCGGCGCTCGCCACGGCCGGACACCGGTTCCGTCAGCCGGACCTCGAGGCGGCGCTGCGCCATCTGTTGGGCCGCACCGGCTGA
- a CDS encoding glycosyltransferase family 4 protein, translated as MKILMVSWEYPPVVIGGLGRHVHHLSTALAAAGHDVVVLSRRPTGTDPRSHPSSDHISEGVRVIAAAQDPHEFTFGTDMMAWTLAMGHSMIRAGLPLTKPGTNRAWRPDVVHAHDWLVAHPAIALAQFYDAPMVSTIHATEAGRHSGWVSGAISRQVHAIESWLVRESDSLITCSASMADEITELFGPGLAEITVICNGIETARWPFAARRPRTGPAELLYLGRLEYEKGVHDVIAALPRIRRSHPGTTLTIAGEGTQQGWLVEQARKHKVLKAIRFVGHLEHAELLAVLHRADAAVLPSHYEPFGIVALEAAAAGTPLVTSDIGGLGEAVINGQTGVSCPPRDVARLAAAVRTVLDDPQAAQQRAHAARERLTSDFDWHTVADKTAQVYLSAKRGVRQPQARLPIVEHALPDR; from the coding sequence GTGAAAATCCTGATGGTGTCGTGGGAATACCCGCCGGTGGTGATCGGCGGGCTTGGCCGGCACGTGCATCATCTGTCGACCGCGCTGGCCGCCGCCGGTCACGACGTCGTCGTGCTGTCGCGGCGCCCCACCGGAACCGATCCCCGCAGCCATCCGTCGTCCGACCACATCAGCGAGGGCGTCCGGGTGATCGCGGCCGCTCAGGATCCGCACGAATTCACCTTCGGCACCGACATGATGGCGTGGACACTCGCGATGGGCCACTCCATGATTCGCGCCGGGCTGCCGCTGACGAAGCCGGGCACCAACCGCGCCTGGCGGCCCGACGTGGTGCACGCCCACGACTGGCTGGTGGCCCACCCGGCGATCGCTCTCGCCCAATTCTACGATGCGCCAATGGTTTCCACGATCCACGCCACCGAAGCCGGCCGGCATTCCGGCTGGGTCAGCGGCGCGATCAGCCGCCAGGTGCACGCCATCGAATCGTGGCTGGTGCGCGAATCCGACTCGCTGATCACATGTTCGGCGTCGATGGCCGACGAGATCACCGAACTGTTCGGTCCCGGCCTGGCCGAGATCACGGTGATCTGCAACGGCATCGAGACGGCGCGCTGGCCGTTCGCGGCGCGCCGGCCGCGCACCGGGCCGGCCGAGCTGCTCTACCTGGGCCGGCTGGAATACGAGAAGGGTGTGCACGACGTCATCGCCGCGCTGCCGCGGATCCGGCGCAGCCACCCCGGCACCACGCTGACCATCGCCGGCGAGGGCACCCAGCAGGGCTGGCTCGTCGAGCAGGCGCGTAAACACAAGGTGCTCAAGGCAATCCGGTTCGTCGGGCACCTCGAACACGCCGAGCTGCTGGCCGTCCTGCATCGCGCCGACGCCGCGGTGCTGCCCAGCCACTACGAGCCGTTCGGGATCGTCGCGCTGGAGGCCGCCGCCGCCGGCACTCCCCTGGTGACCTCGGACATCGGCGGCCTGGGCGAGGCGGTGATCAACGGCCAGACCGGGGTGTCGTGCCCGCCGCGCGATGTGGCCCGGCTGGCCGCGGCGGTGCGCACCGTGCTCGACGACCCGCAGGCCGCGCAGCAGCGCGCCCACGCCGCCCGCGAGCGACTCACCTCGGATTTCGATTGGCACACGGTGGCCGACAAGACCGCGCAGGTCTACCTGTCGGCCAAGCGTGGCGTGCGGCAGCCCCAGGCCCGGCTGCCCATCGTCGAACACGCCCTGCCGGACCGGTAG
- a CDS encoding 1,4-alpha-glucan branching protein domain-containing protein, with product MSASQDRVPGLFTLVLHTHLPWLAHHGRWPVGEEWLYQSWAASYLPLLRVLHTLAGEDRRGVITLGVTPVVNAQLDDPYCLDGMHHWLANWRLRGLEATSVRSAPRSKSAGYQSCTPEALRALGIRESDEAQRALDDFATRWRHGGSPLLRSLLDAGTVELLGGPLAHPFQPLLAPRLREFALREGLADAQARLAHRPGGIWAPECAYAPGMEHDYAAAGVTHFMVDGPSLHGDTALGRPVGDTDVVAFGRDLQVSYRVWSPKSGYPGHAAYRDFHTYDHLTGLKPARVTGRNVSSEDKAPYDPERADHAVDTHVADFVDVVRNRLLAESERIGRPAHVVAAFDTELFGHWWYEGPTWLERVLRALPEAGVRVGTLTDAIADGFVGDPVALPPSSWGSGKDWQVWAGDQVADLVALNSEVVDMALSTVDKALSQTAPLDGPIPRDHVADQILRETLLTVSSDWPFMVSKDSATDYARYRAHLHAHATREIADALASGRRDTAQRLAEGWNRADGLFGALDARRLPR from the coding sequence GTGAGCGCGTCGCAGGACCGGGTTCCCGGCCTCTTCACCCTGGTTTTGCACACCCACCTGCCCTGGCTGGCCCACCACGGCCGCTGGCCGGTCGGCGAGGAATGGCTGTATCAATCGTGGGCGGCGTCCTACCTGCCGCTGCTGCGCGTGCTGCACACCCTGGCCGGCGAAGACCGCCGGGGCGTGATCACGCTGGGCGTCACGCCGGTGGTGAACGCCCAACTGGACGACCCGTACTGCCTGGACGGCATGCATCACTGGCTGGCGAACTGGCGGCTGCGCGGCCTGGAGGCCACCAGCGTGCGGTCCGCGCCCCGCTCGAAGTCGGCCGGCTACCAGTCCTGCACACCGGAAGCATTGCGCGCCTTGGGAATTCGTGAGTCCGACGAGGCGCAGCGGGCGCTGGACGACTTCGCCACCCGGTGGCGGCACGGCGGCAGCCCGCTGCTGCGCAGCCTGCTCGACGCCGGCACGGTCGAGCTGCTCGGCGGCCCGCTGGCCCACCCGTTCCAACCGCTGTTGGCGCCGCGGCTGCGCGAGTTCGCGCTGCGCGAGGGCCTGGCCGACGCCCAGGCGCGCCTGGCACACCGCCCGGGCGGGATCTGGGCGCCCGAATGCGCGTACGCGCCCGGCATGGAACACGACTATGCGGCCGCCGGCGTCACCCATTTCATGGTCGACGGCCCGTCGCTGCACGGCGACACCGCGCTGGGCCGGCCCGTCGGCGACACCGACGTGGTCGCGTTCGGGCGCGATCTGCAGGTCAGCTACCGGGTGTGGTCCCCGAAATCGGGCTACCCCGGGCACGCCGCGTACCGCGACTTCCACACCTACGACCACCTCACCGGACTCAAGCCGGCGCGGGTCACGGGCCGCAACGTGTCCTCGGAGGACAAGGCGCCCTACGACCCGGAGCGCGCCGACCACGCGGTCGACACGCACGTCGCCGACTTCGTCGACGTGGTCCGCAACCGCCTGCTCGCGGAGTCCGAGCGCATCGGGCGACCCGCCCACGTGGTCGCCGCCTTCGACACCGAGCTGTTCGGTCACTGGTGGTACGAGGGCCCGACCTGGCTGGAGCGGGTGCTGCGCGCCCTGCCCGAGGCCGGGGTGCGGGTGGGCACGCTGACCGACGCCATCGCCGACGGCTTCGTCGGCGACCCGGTGGCCCTACCGCCCAGCTCGTGGGGCTCGGGCAAGGACTGGCAGGTGTGGGCCGGCGACCAGGTCGCCGACCTGGTCGCCCTGAACAGCGAAGTCGTCGACATGGCGCTGAGCACCGTCGACAAGGCGCTGTCCCAGACCGCGCCGCTGGACGGGCCCATCCCCCGCGACCACGTCGCCGATCAGATCCTGCGCGAAACGCTGCTCACCGTGTCCAGCGACTGGCCGTTCATGGTGAGCAAGGATTCGGCCACCGACTACGCGCGCTACCGCGCCCACCTGCACGCGCACGCCACCCGCGAAATCGCCGACGCGCTGGCGTCGGGCCGGCGCGACACCGCGCAGCGGCTGGCGGAGGGATGGAACCGCGCCGACGGGTTGTTCGGCGCCCTCGATGCCCGCAGGCTGCCCCGATGA
- a CDS encoding class I SAM-dependent methyltransferase, with product MSALVPDVPQHPPADTASAGDAVMMLTGERTIPGLDIENYWFRRHEVVYQRLAERCVDADVLEAGCGEGYGADLIAGVARRVIAVDYDEAAVAHVRSRYPRVDVMQANLAQLPLPDASVDIVVNFQVIEHLWDQTQFVVECARVLRPSGLLLMSTPNRITFSPGRDTPINPFHTRELNAAELTQLLHDGGFTNVSVSGLFHGPRLREMDARHGGSIIDAQIQRAMAADPGAPWPPELAADVAAVTTADFDLVEAGAGAHTGHHIDDSLDLIAIAVAP from the coding sequence ATGAGCGCACTGGTCCCCGACGTTCCGCAGCACCCCCCGGCCGACACGGCGTCGGCGGGCGACGCGGTGATGATGCTGACGGGCGAGCGCACCATCCCCGGCCTGGACATCGAGAACTACTGGTTTCGCCGACACGAGGTCGTCTACCAGCGGCTTGCCGAGCGCTGCGTGGACGCCGACGTGCTCGAGGCCGGCTGCGGCGAGGGCTACGGCGCGGACCTGATCGCCGGCGTGGCCCGCCGCGTCATCGCGGTGGACTACGACGAGGCCGCGGTGGCCCATGTCCGCAGCCGCTACCCCCGGGTGGACGTCATGCAGGCCAACCTCGCGCAGCTGCCGCTGCCCGACGCGTCGGTGGATATTGTGGTCAACTTCCAGGTGATCGAGCACCTGTGGGACCAGACACAGTTCGTCGTCGAATGCGCCCGGGTGCTGCGCCCGTCGGGGCTTTTGCTGATGTCGACGCCCAACCGGATCACCTTCTCGCCGGGCCGCGACACCCCGATCAACCCCTTCCACACCCGGGAACTCAACGCCGCCGAGCTGACCCAGCTGCTCCACGACGGCGGTTTCACGAATGTTTCGGTCAGCGGCCTGTTTCACGGCCCCCGGCTTCGCGAGATGGATGCCCGGCACGGCGGCTCGATCATCGACGCGCAGATCCAGCGCGCGATGGCCGCTGACCCCGGGGCCCCGTGGCCGCCCGAGCTGGCGGCCGACGTCGCCGCGGTCACCACCGCCGACTTCGACCTGGTCGAGGCCGGCGCGGGCGCGCATACCGGCCACCACATCGACGACAGCCTCGACCTGATCGCGATCGCGGTAGCGCCGTGA